A stretch of Hydractinia symbiolongicarpus strain clone_291-10 chromosome 9, HSymV2.1, whole genome shotgun sequence DNA encodes these proteins:
- the LOC130656910 gene encoding tubulin--tyrosine ligase-like protein 12, producing the protein MADYDDFFALHEPQLKSINFPLDLTPNLYNILNDGSGNLKLQDVFTIKKIKNSRPMLFSKENLKKNNSFYLVEHVWTTDLQKNVLQELHKKRELADRLASIFNIPPKIETSTFSKNVSQVEQLATACQCSKKEAELVLNNNNMDMITASMILLDEELKEKVTIKENRQPPNDEKCSFEEFKAALQATENLPENVNESYLSKMYDNFLKHGEGCGTTPFYNWSDDGDIITVYVTIPATAKKRAIKSTLTTKHWTLVVENKQLIDGALFTSVKSDDSYWSIESPGVLCMTLEKVLTNDVWPVLIQGEEKLSSSEILLTTWGKRQSEKIYLESILDAMWAFNQTYSVSSPDGKRRLPVWYVMNEHGSAVIHNDDPLFKCSPFFHVSQGKAYSLLWPIKNVTKGAVCTRNFIPQIMPNETLDVCKTRLKAFTGKKIYKYIEDEEEEVDELSDYNKVKTMSVNELHNIMVTQQNTVYLPYYAEAVTKEIISTLHLTVLSEKNSDFDVKIIPLQDTSIRIDSDVLPTEEMVANKDYLQNYLNYRIGNCDWCIKNFILPRDLVEFNKKFEQCDIPQYWMIKSVDKRLFGVNAAVSHQYSRIVRSCEPGSIAVSKFCVDQPSFRKRRFALSYTVVLCKSSAHIWTQPYVRLTKGEYEANEFINEYDISSTVTERAEKLVESQQEDMFNDFKVAMNKLLLPADPDKGWDAIETEVLKKVGLISQKLMRDICWDDDNRGTCVLLNIDVVFDSDFTSFIVDVNGLPRLPNSNCLDDILKLGLGFECQKFVRIL; encoded by the exons ATGGCGGATTATGATGATTTTTTTGCATTGCATGAGCCACAGTTGAAGTCCATAAACTTTCCATTGGATTTAACTCCTAATCTCTATAACATTTTAAATGATGGATCTGGAAATTTGAAGCTACAAGATGtatttacaattaaaaaaattaagaattccA GGCCGATGCTTTTTTCAAAGGAAAACCTGAAGAAAAACAACAGTTTTTACTTAGTGGAACATGTTTGGACTACTGatctgcaaaaaaatgttttgcaagAACTACACAAAAAACGAGAACTTGCAGACAGATTAGCCAGTATCTTTAACATTCCTCCAAAAATTGAAACTAGCACGTTTAGCAAGAATGTCAGTCAAGTAGAGCAACTTGCAACAGCTTGCCAGTGCTCTAAGAAGGAGGCTGAACTTGTGTTAAACAACAATAACATGGACATGATAACTGCTTCCATGATACTACTTGATGAAGAATTGAAAGAGAAGGTGACCATCAAAGAGAACAGACAACCACCCAACGATGAAAAATGTTCATTTGAAGAATTCAAGGCAGCACTTCAGGCTACAGAAAATCTGCCAGAAAATGTCAATGAATCTTATTTGTCCAAAATGtatgataattttttaaagcatgGAGAAGGGTGTGGCACTACTCCCTTTTACAATTGGTCAGATGATGGTGACATCATTACAGTATACGTGACCATTCCTGCTACTGCAAAAAAACGTGCCATCAAGAGTACTCTCACAACCAAACACTGGACTCTCGTAGTGGAAAATAAACAACTAATTGATGGTGCGTTGTTTACAAGTGTCAAATCTGATGACTCATATTGGTCAATTGAGTCACCAGGTGTCTTGTGTATGACATTAGAGAAAGTGCTGACCAATGATGTTTGGCCG GTGTTAATTCAAGGAGAAGAAAAGTTATCCTCTTCTGAAATTCTACTAACAACATGGGGAAAGCGTCAGTCTGAGAAGATTTATTTAGAAAGCATACTTGATGCTATGTGGGCGTTTAACCAAACCTACTCGGTTTCCTCTCCTGATGGGAAACGAAGGCTACCTGTTTGGTACGTAATGAATGAGCATGGATCAGCAGTAATTCACAACGACGATCCGCTATTTAAATGCTCTCCTTTCTTCCATGTGTCTCAAGGAAAGGCGTACAGTCTTTTATGGCCAATTAAAAACGTCACAAAGGGCGCTGTTTGCACTCGTAATTTTATTCCCCAAATTATGCCCAATGAAACTCTGGATGTGTGTAAAACTAGACTGAAAGCTTTTACTGGaaagaaaatatacaaatacATCGAAGACGAAGAAGAGGAGGTGGATGAACTTTCTGATTACAACAAGGTAAAGACAATGTCAGTGAATGAACTCCATAATATTATGGTGACACAACAAAATACCGTGTATCTACCTTACTACGCTGAAGCCGTCACAAAGGAGATCATTTCGACTCTCCACCTGACAGTGTTGTCAGAGAAAAATAGTGATTTTGACGTGAAAATAATACCACTGCAAGACACGTCGATAAGAATTGATTCAGATGTTCTTCCTACTGAAGAAATGGTAGCCAACAAGGACTATCTACAAAATTACCTCAATTATCGAATTGGAAATTGTGATTGGTGTATAAAGAATTTTATTCTACCACGTGATTTAGTTGAGTTCAACAAGAAGTTCGAGCAATGTGATATACCTCAATATTGGATGATAAAGAGTGTTGACAAGAGATTGTTTGGTGTAAATGCAGCTGTATCTCATCAGTACTCCCGTATTGTTAGGTCGTGTGAACCAGGCTCCATCGCAGTTTCAAAAT tttgtgtGGATCAACCTTCCTTCCGTAAACGCCGCTTCGCTCTTTCCTACACGGTTGTTTTATGTAAGTCATCTGCACACATATGGACGCAACCGTACGTCAGGCTGACAAAGGGTGAATACGAAGCCAATGAGTTTATCAACGAGTACGACATCTCCTCGACGGTAACGGAACGTGCAGAAAAACTGGTCGAAAGCCAGCAAGAAGACATGTTTAATGACTTTAAAGTGGCAATGAATAAGCTTTTGTTACCTGCAGATCCAGATAAAGGATGGGATGCCATTGAGACGGAAGTCTTGAAAAAGGTTGGGTTAATAAGTCAAAAATTGATGCGGGACATCTGTTGGGATGATGATAATCGAGGCACTTGTGTACTACTGAATATTGATGTTGTTTTTGACTCGGACTTTACTTCATTCATTGTTGATGTTAATGGGTTACCTCGCTTACCCAATTCGAACTGTTTGGATGATATTTTAAAACTAGGACTTGGCTTTGAATGCCAGAAGTTTGTCAGAATTTTGTAA
- the LOC130656916 gene encoding activating transcription factor 3-like: MKMVGDSVFEDISMKDAKSALRDALRAKLKSSSFEDNYEETSRSASPTKIIDVEALGNDSDSNDSSDERMLEDKDSNTIPIEERRLRNRLAARKCREKRKQRIVNLEKICNNLESRISQLQNEIEGLDGQKKSLTKLLENHTCVRLAPKPTAVITNNVMTK; encoded by the exons ATGAAAATGGTTGGCGATTCTGTGTTTGAAGATATTTCTATGAAGGATGCAAAGTCTGCATTGAGGGATGCTTTGCGTGCGAAATTAAAATCTTCATCGTTTGAAGATAACTATGAAGAAACAAGTCGATCAGCATCACCTACAAAAATTATTGATGTTGAAGCTCTTGGAAATGATAGTGACAGTAATGACTCTTCTGATGAAAGAATGTTAGAAGACAAG GACTCGAATACTATACCTATTGAAGAAAGACGCTTAAGAAATCGATTAGCAGCAAGAAAATGTCgtgaaaaaagaaagcaaagaaTTGTCAACCTTGAGAAG atTTGCAATAACCTGGAAAGCCGTATATCTCAACTGCAAAACGAAATAGAGGGTTTGGACgggcaaaaaaaaagtttaacaaaattacTAGAGAATCATACTTGTGTCAGATTGGCACCGAAACCTACAGCAGTGATCACAAATAATGTTATGACAAAATGA
- the LOC130656911 gene encoding D-glutamate cyclase, mitochondrial-like, with protein sequence MSKATKCTAILPAAARNMFRQGKYYQGPTFGVCLGYLQANMAMMDTSVADDFAEFCKQNYSACPLIYRSNAGEVTALLLAKDSDIRTDLPAYNVYKDGVFFETVENLLKYDWDDVVSFYLGCSFSFDDKLLNKGIKLKGLDKNVSMFTTNVKCNPVGLFSADMVVSMRVIKEAQLQLAVATTIDADYAHGGPIHLGRPADIGIENIQKSEFGSDVGCVLTEDEIPVFWACGVTSMVAVESAKLKQSFSHRPGGMFIADIKSDDTSKVVPNKVYPKPKVVCLDHELKRFSVISESGWKLLDDLEQETFQDLGQRCIKELLVKDDFHKACLSLSKNAKSVAIIVGFPVFTDRAPHEENDGIAGAIYIAKALMHLNIPVTFFIDDHSQLLRKMVEECATLGFMKGSVQIRCVGKEFCMENMNELLDSVSKKVKYTHLIAIERPSISHDGRYKTMTARDVTEFCNPVDYLFLQAQSNPDVVTIGIGDGGNEIGMGKVYENVVRTVPNGAEIASTISCDYLITCGVSNWGGLALSAGLFIARSCAVHERFQRNGIGFTQAINIDDLMMTSSQDEELHEFILRSGFLDGKTGKEDLTIDGLDYYKVHLNMLLRCREIALQGSIQ encoded by the exons ATGTCAAAAGCAACAAAATGTACAGCTATTCTGCCAGCTGCAGCAAGAAATATGTTTCGTCAAGGAAAATATTATCAAGGTCCTACATTTGGTGTTTGTTTAGGCTACTTGCAAGCAAACATGGCAATGATGGACACTAGTGTTGCTGATGATTTTGCAGAATTTTGCAAACAGAATTACTCAGCATGTCCATTGATATATCGTAGTAATGCTGGTGAAGTCACAGCTTTGTTACTTGCAAAAGATTCAGATATTAG AACAGATCTGCCAGCCTACAATGTATATAAAGATGGcgtgttttttgaaactgtggaaAATTTACTAAAGTACGACTGGGATGATGTGGTATCATTTTACTTGGGATGCAGTTTTAGTTTTGatgataaacttttaaacaaagggaTTAAACTGAAAGGTCTGGACAAGAATGTCAGTATGTTTACTACCAATGTTAAATGCAATCCAGTGGGGTTGTTTTCGGCTGATATGGTCGTTTCAATGAGAGTTATTAAAGAAGCTCAATTGCAGCTTGCTGTTGCGACCACAATAGATGCTGATTATGCTCATGGAGGACCAATACACCTTGGTCGTCCTGCTGATATTGGAATTGAAAATATTCAAAAGTCAGAATTTGGATCAGATGTTGGATGTGTTTTAACGGAAGATGAAATTCCTGTGTTTTGGGCTTGCGGTGTCACATCAATGGTTGCTGTGGAATCTGCAA agttGAAACAATCTTTCTCACACCGGCCAGGTGGTATGTTTATTGCAGACATAAAAAGCGATGACACCAGCAAAGTCGTTCCAAACAAGGTATATCCAAAGCCCAAAGTAGTATGTCTTGATCATgaattaaaaagattttcagTTATTTCTGAATCTGGTTGGAAATTATTAGATGACTTGGAGCAGGAAACATTTCAAGATTTAGGTCAACGATGTATTAAAGAACTTCTCGTTAAAGACGATTTTCATAAAGCTTGCTTAAGTTTATCAAAGAATGCAAAATCTGTGGCAATCATCGTTGGCTTTCCTGTTTTTACTGATAGAGCTCCGCACGAAGAAAATGACGGAATTGCTGGAGCAATCTACATTGCAAAAGCTTTGATGCATTTGAATATTCCTGTGACATTTTTTATTGATGATCATAGTCAACTGCTCCGAAAAATGGTAGAAGAATGTGCGACTCTTGGATTTATGAAAGGCTCTGTCCAGATAAGATGTGTTGGAAAGGAATTCTGCATGGAGAACATGAATGAATTGTTGGATTCTGTTAGCAAAAAAGTCAAATATACACACCTGATTGCTATTGAGAGACCCTCAATAAGTCATGATGGCAGATACAAAACGATGACAGCCCGTGATGTGACAGAATTCTGCAATCCTGTGGATTATTTGTTTTTACAAG CTCAGTCCAACCCTGATGTAGTTACTATTGGGATAGGTGATGGAGGAAACGAGATTGGAATGGGTAAAGTCTACGAAAATGTAGTCAGGACAGTACCAAACGGTGCAGAAATAGCTTCGACTATTTCATGTGATTATCTTATCACCTGTGGTGTATCAAACTGGGGTGGACTTGCCTTGTCAGCTGGACTTTTCATTGCTCGGTCATGCGCTGTTCACGAAAGGTTTCAAAGGAATGGAATAGGGTTTACACAAGCTATTAACATCGATGACCTAATGATGACGAGTAGTCAG GACGAAGAGCTCCATGAATTTATATTACGTTCTGGATTTTTGGATGGAAAAACTGGAAAAGAAGATTTGACAATAGATGGGTTGGATTATTACAAAGTACATCTGAATATGCTGCTAAGATGTCGTGAAATCGCTCTACAAGGGAGTATACAATAG
- the LOC130657740 gene encoding zinc metalloproteinase nas-32-like, translating to MFSLTLLALVAYTTAVQVDQGNPDAFEGDIGLDPGTRAIVNGNLAPGEAFKGTVNRIWNGGVIPYVYDRNFDARRRTLMNNAMADYHRQTCIKFVQRTNERDYVRMVNQNACWSIIGRGGGQQLLKMGGHCLDAGTARHELMHAVGFYHEQSRNDRDNHVNIYWNNIRSGESYNFNKYRTNYYNQPYDLKSIMHYRNWEFSRNGRNTIEAKNNPSLRLGSSDFTQYDLNAIRLMYRCSGSGGGPSPNPPTCTDSNSRCPEWQQRGECYKNSRWMLVNYRYAVTKDEKNLFVKHENVVPVINGGSSHYRYKHLTYVQVDHHNPTAFEGDIGVGPADRELINGGLSAASAFKGTLDKKWEGGVIPFVFDRWFDTKRRQLMLNAMRVYHQHTCIRFVPKQTKHQDYIRMVRIPQCWSRVGRTGGEQLLKLGDQCLDLATTLHELMHAVGFYHEQSRMDRDEYVRIYPQNIMQGQFGNFKKYLTNTLNQPYDFNSIMHYRNNEFSKNGFNTIEAKQNPRMVLGNNGFSKQDIVSINLMYNCGGYGNGLTPRLPCKDGHAVCAWSNVQLCRTEQWMVLNCRKTCGLC from the exons atgttttcattaactTTGTTGGCGCTTGTTGCGTATACCACTGCAG TCCAAGTTGACCAAGGCAATCCAGATGCATTTGAAGGTGATATTGGGTTAGATCCTGGAACTAGAGCAATCGTGAACGGCAACCTTGCACCAGGAGAAGCTTTTAAAGGCACAGTCAACAGAATATGGAATGGTGGTGTTATCCCTTACGTTTACGACAGAAATTTTG ATGCTAGACGTAGAACTTTGATGAACAATGCTATGGCTGACTATCACCGACAAACTTGCATTAAATTTGTGCAACGAACCAATGAAAGAGATTATGTTAGAATGGTCAACCAAAATGC CTGCTGGTCAATCATTGGTCGAGGTGGAGGTCAACAATTACTCAAAATGGGAGGCCATTGTTTAGATGCCGGGACTGCTCGTCATGAGTTGATGCATGCTGTTGGATTTTATCATGAACAAAGTCGAAACGATCGAGATAATCATGTCAACATCTACTGGAATAACATCCGCTCTG gtGAATCGTACAACTTCAACAAATATCGCACCAACTACTACAACCAACCATATGATTTAAAATCCATCATGCACTACCGAAACTGGGAGTTTTCTCGAAACGGAAGGAATACTATTGAAGCTAAAAATAACCCAAGTTTGAGACTGGGGAGTTCTGATTTTACACAATATGATTTAAATGCTATTCGACTTATGTATAGGTGTAGTGGAAGTGGAGGAGGTCCGAGCCCTAACCCGCCTA CCTGCACCGATAGTAATTCACGATGTCCGGAATGGCAACAAAGAGGAGAGTGCTATAAAAACTCGCGCTGGATGCTGGTCAACT ATAGATATGCAGTCACGAAAGAtgagaaaaatttatttgttaaacatGAAAATGTGGTCCCTGTTATTAATGGTGGTTCAAGTCACTACAGGTACAAGCATCTTACATACG tacAAGTTGATCATCACAACCCAACCGCGTTTGAAGGTGACATTGGTGTGGGACCAGCCGATCGAGAACTTATCAATGGAGGACTATCAGCAGCTTCCGCATTTAAGGGAACACTTGATAAAAAATGGGAAGGAGGAGTTATTCCCTTTGTGTTTGACAGATGGTTTG ATACCAAAAGACGTCAGTTGATGCTGAATGCAATGCGAGTCTACCATCAACATACTTGCATTCGTTTCGTTCCAAAACAAACTAAACATCAAGATTATATAAGGATGGTGAGGATACCACA GTGTTGGTCAAGAGTTGGTCGCACTGGAGGTGAGCAGCTTTTGAAGCTAGGTGACCAGTGTTTAGATTTAGCAACCACCTTGCATGAGTTGATGCATGCAGTCGGCTTCTATCATGAACAGAGTCGCATGGACCGAGATGAATATGTCAGAATATACCCCCAGAACATTATGCAGG GTCAATTCGGAAACTTCAAAAAGTATCTAACAAACACGTTAAATCAACCTTACGACTTCAATTCGATTATGCATTACCGAAACAATGAATTCTCAAAGAACGGTTTCAACACAATTGAGGCAAAACAAAATCCAAGAATGGTACTCGGAAATAACGGATTTTCCAAACAAGATATCGTTTCCATCAATTTGATGTACAATTGCGGTGGGTATGGCAATGGCTTGACGCCGCGGTTAC CATGCAAAGATGGCCACGCAGTATGTGCATGGTCAAATGTGCAATTATGTCGCACAGAGCAGTGGATGGTATTGAACTGCAGGAAGACTTGTGGATTATgttaa